A genomic stretch from Moraxella nasicaprae includes:
- the mfd gene encoding transcription-repair coupling factor produces the protein MTNHQHIFPSLTPIETTKAGYKTTIAKPKDAALSYYLAALSHQQNRLIVMVANSSHEVNRLETELAFFGAKVQVFADWEILAYDQLSVHQDIVSERIETLTHMPTQGILLVNAQTLSQRIAPPSWLLGQHFDLKVGDVFDLDTQKARLTKAGYALVDSVFEPGEFAVRGSIIDVFAIGQVLPFRLDLFDDEIESIRFFDPESQRTISDDELAKMAKDGLSGLNNINSHKLPKTAKINQFSLLPAKEFPFEEAKEQFRQNFASLFINTSARRVDFYQEVMSGIAPQGIEFYAPLFFEFESWFTQGHLFAYLPKNAVVVRHNNLTAVHDEHWQQVLSRHQARAHDKDVPVMPPDYLFLPSNEFHQLLNQYPQIVLDDGDDELGSKSGLVLPINHQASEPLEALLEFIKSCGVPVLLAAETAGRREIILELLKNKLSVSLVADFWEFIQRRDEFDAQHIALTVAPLEQGAYLTHELRFCVISEPQIFGRQVLQTRRRRQSSISQAFLVKSVTELSEGSLVVHLEHGIGRYQGLIVLDVGEGEQEFIHLKYADDASIYVPITHLSLIGRYSGTDSEAVALSKIGSGKWEKSKLKALEQIYDVAAELLNVQARRNAKEGISFDIDMAQYELFASQFAYEETLDQMVAIDAVLHDMKQSKPMDRLICGDVGFGKTEVAMRAAFVAVQAGYQVAVLVPTTLLAGQHEDSFRSRFADWPIRIESLSRFGNKKHHDAVLEELASGKVDIVIGTHKLLQDDIKFANLGLMIVDEEHRFGVRHKQKIKSLQSDIDSLSMTATPIPRTLNMALSGMQDISIIATPPARRLAVKTFLMAKSDEITKEAILREILRGGQVYYLHNDVASIESTAERLSELIPEARVAVAHGQMAEKELSAVMSDFYHKKYHILVASTIIETGIDMPNANTIIINRADKFGIAQLHQLRGRVGRSHHQAYCYLLVPSLKGLSSDAKKRLNAITRANTLGAGFMLASEDLEIRGAGEILGKEQSGNMQTIGFGLYMDMLERATKAIKSGKTPSLATPLDLMSEIDIHASALIPDEYLGDVHERLLFYKRISQTDDIDELISIRTEMIDRFGTLPTPAHNLFAVHRCRIRAKVLGIAKIDATAQSIGIEFKPDTPVDGLAIIKLIQSGDAYRMNGATFLKYTSKTSMDAQTRLDKMAELLAYFEQNTIKHDADAG, from the coding sequence ATGACAAACCATCAGCACATATTTCCATCACTTACCCCCATTGAGACCACCAAAGCTGGCTACAAAACCACCATCGCCAAGCCCAAAGATGCGGCATTAAGTTATTATTTAGCGGCATTATCCCACCAGCAAAATCGTCTGATTGTGATGGTGGCAAATTCATCGCATGAGGTCAATCGACTAGAAACGGAGCTGGCATTTTTTGGGGCAAAAGTGCAGGTTTTTGCTGATTGGGAGATTTTGGCTTATGACCAGTTGTCAGTGCATCAAGACATTGTTTCAGAACGCATTGAGACTTTGACTCACATGCCCACGCAGGGTATTTTGTTGGTCAATGCACAGACGCTGTCGCAACGCATCGCTCCGCCATCGTGGCTTTTGGGTCAGCATTTTGACCTTAAAGTGGGCGATGTCTTTGACCTAGATACCCAAAAAGCACGACTGACCAAAGCAGGTTATGCGTTGGTGGATAGTGTGTTCGAGCCTGGTGAGTTTGCGGTGCGTGGCAGTATCATTGATGTGTTTGCCATCGGTCAGGTGTTGCCGTTTCGATTGGATTTGTTTGATGATGAAATCGAGAGCATTCGCTTTTTTGACCCAGAAAGCCAGCGAACCATCAGTGATGATGAGCTTGCCAAGATGGCCAAAGATGGTTTGTCTGGTCTGAATAATATCAACAGTCATAAACTGCCCAAAACTGCCAAGATTAATCAGTTTAGCCTACTGCCTGCCAAAGAATTTCCCTTTGAAGAGGCCAAAGAGCAATTTCGACAAAATTTTGCCAGTTTGTTCATCAATACCAGTGCCAGACGGGTTGATTTTTATCAAGAGGTGATGTCAGGAATTGCACCGCAGGGCATCGAATTTTATGCACCGCTGTTTTTTGAATTTGAATCATGGTTTACCCAAGGTCATTTATTTGCTTACCTACCCAAAAATGCTGTGGTTGTGCGGCACAATAATCTGACGGCAGTACATGATGAGCATTGGCAACAGGTGCTTTCTCGTCATCAGGCACGAGCCCATGACAAAGATGTGCCTGTGATGCCTCCTGATTATCTGTTTTTGCCAAGCAATGAGTTTCATCAGCTTCTTAATCAATATCCACAAATTGTGCTTGATGATGGTGATGATGAGCTGGGTAGCAAGTCAGGATTGGTGTTGCCAATCAATCATCAAGCATCAGAACCGTTGGAGGCGTTGCTTGAATTCATCAAAAGCTGTGGCGTACCTGTATTGCTGGCAGCAGAGACCGCTGGTCGTCGTGAGATTATTTTAGAATTATTAAAAAATAAGCTATCGGTTAGCTTGGTGGCAGACTTTTGGGAATTTATCCAAAGACGTGATGAGTTTGATGCACAGCACATTGCTTTGACGGTCGCTCCTTTGGAACAAGGGGCGTATCTGACCCACGAACTTAGGTTTTGTGTCATCAGTGAGCCACAGATTTTTGGTCGGCAGGTATTGCAAACTCGCCGCCGCCGTCAATCCAGCATTTCTCAGGCTTTTTTGGTTAAGTCAGTTACTGAGCTTAGTGAAGGGTCGTTGGTGGTGCATTTGGAGCATGGTATCGGTCGTTATCAGGGCTTGATTGTGCTAGATGTGGGCGAGGGTGAGCAAGAATTTATTCATTTAAAATATGCTGATGATGCCAGCATTTATGTGCCAATCACTCATTTATCTTTGATAGGGCGATATAGCGGTACTGATTCTGAGGCAGTGGCATTATCCAAAATTGGCAGTGGCAAATGGGAGAAATCCAAACTAAAAGCCTTAGAACAGATTTATGATGTGGCGGCAGAGCTGCTTAATGTTCAGGCTCGTCGCAATGCCAAAGAGGGCATCAGTTTTGATATTGACATGGCTCAATATGAACTGTTTGCCAGTCAGTTTGCCTATGAAGAGACGCTTGACCAGATGGTTGCCATCGATGCAGTGTTGCATGACATGAAACAATCCAAACCAATGGATAGGCTCATCTGCGGTGATGTGGGTTTTGGTAAGACGGAAGTTGCCATGAGGGCGGCATTTGTGGCGGTGCAGGCGGGCTATCAGGTGGCGGTGCTTGTACCAACCACACTATTGGCAGGACAGCACGAAGATAGCTTTCGCAGTCGTTTTGCTGATTGGCCGATACGCATTGAAAGTTTATCTCGATTTGGCAATAAAAAACATCATGACGCTGTGCTTGAAGAGCTGGCATCAGGCAAAGTGGATATTGTCATTGGCACGCATAAATTATTGCAAGATGACATCAAATTTGCCAACTTGGGTTTGATGATTGTTGATGAAGAGCATCGTTTTGGGGTGCGTCATAAACAAAAAATCAAGAGTCTGCAAAGTGATATTGACAGTCTATCAATGACTGCCACGCCAATTCCTAGAACGCTAAACATGGCATTGTCGGGCATGCAGGACATTTCCATCATTGCCACACCTCCTGCCAGACGATTGGCGGTCAAGACCTTTTTGATGGCAAAATCAGATGAAATCACCAAAGAGGCGATTTTGCGAGAGATTTTGCGTGGTGGTCAAGTATATTATTTGCACAATGATGTGGCAAGCATTGAATCAACCGCTGAGCGTTTATCAGAGCTGATTCCTGAGGCACGAGTGGCGGTGGCTCATGGACAAATGGCAGAAAAAGAGCTATCAGCGGTGATGAGTGACTTTTATCACAAAAAATATCATATTTTAGTGGCAAGCACCATCATCGAAACAGGCATTGATATGCCAAACGCCAATACCATCATCATCAATCGTGCCGATAAGTTTGGTATTGCTCAGCTTCACCAGCTGCGTGGCAGGGTGGGGCGTAGCCATCATCAGGCTTATTGCTATTTGTTAGTGCCATCACTCAAAGGGCTAAGCAGTGATGCTAAAAAACGCCTCAATGCCATCACTCGTGCCAATACATTGGGAGCGGGTTTCATGCTTGCCAGTGAGGATTTGGAGATTCGTGGTGCTGGCGAGATTTTGGGCAAAGAACAAAGTGGCAATATGCAAACCATTGGCTTTGGGCTGTACATGGACATGCTTGAAAGAGCCACCAAAGCCATCAAATCAGGCAAAACCCCGAGTTTGGCAACACCACTTGACTTGATGAGTGAGATTGACATTCATGCTTCTGCGTTAATTCCTGATGAGTATTTGGGCGATGTTCATGAAAGATTGTTATTTTATAAACGAATCAGCCAAACCGATGACATTGATGAGCTTATCAGCATTCGCACGGAGATGATTGACCGTTTTGGGACTTTGCCAACCCCAGCTCACAATCTGTTTGCTGTACATCGCTGTCGTATTCGTGCCAAAGTTTTGGGCATTGCCAAAATTGATGCAACTGCTCAGAGTATTGGCATTGAGTTTAAACCAGACACGCCCGTGGACGGACTTGCCATTATTAAACTGATTCAAAGTGGCGATGCTTATCGCATGAATGGGGCGACTTTTTTAAAATACACCAGCAAAACTTCGATGGATGCCCAGACACGACTTGATAAGATGGCGGAGTTGTTGGCTTATTTTGAGCAAAACACCATCAAGCATGATGCTGACGCTGGATAA
- a CDS encoding HIT domain-containing protein → MFQLHPQLAKDTFLVGDFPLSTVRLMNDCQFPWLILVPRVSGIKEIYELSAADQVQFLRESSWVSSQMAKIFGADKMNVAALGNQVPQLHFHHIVRYQNDVAWPNPVWGRPAIPYTVEVLQHMQQTLMMALRGHHEMPFDWKMSV, encoded by the coding sequence ATGTTCCAACTACACCCACAGCTTGCTAAGGATACTTTTTTGGTGGGCGATTTTCCTTTGTCCACAGTGCGTTTGATGAATGATTGCCAGTTTCCTTGGCTGATTTTAGTGCCACGAGTTTCTGGCATCAAAGAAATTTATGAATTAAGTGCTGCCGATCAGGTGCAATTTTTGCGTGAATCCAGCTGGGTTTCTAGCCAAATGGCAAAAATTTTTGGTGCTGATAAGATGAATGTGGCTGCATTGGGCAATCAAGTACCACAGCTGCATTTTCATCATATTGTCCGTTATCAAAATGATGTGGCTTGGCCAAATCCTGTTTGGGGCAGACCTGCCATTCCATATACGGTCGAAGTTTTGCAGCACATGCAACAAACTTTGATGATGGCGTTGCGTGGTCATCATGAGATGCCATTTGATTGGAAGATGAGTGTATAG
- a CDS encoding 2-amino-4-hydroxy-6-hydroxymethyldihydropteridine diphosphokinase, whose product MAIKTVLLGLGSNVCQDKLNQGILLLGSLGSCVVSDVISGQDYTACSRRTYDNVCLLLSLTHENELVDLLDIFKKIEIQCGRDSRKKTAQYDYEVAMDIDVLAWQIGDDWHADGRRLPLKPHEKIAAKQVAKQLLDWGVIY is encoded by the coding sequence ATGGCGATAAAAACCGTACTATTGGGATTGGGTAGTAATGTTTGCCAAGATAAATTAAATCAAGGTATTTTGTTGCTTGGTTCATTAGGTTCGTGTGTGGTGTCTGATGTGATTAGTGGACAAGATTACACGGCATGTAGCCGACGCACCTATGACAATGTCTGTCTGTTATTGTCATTGACGCACGAAAATGAATTGGTTGATTTATTAGATATATTTAAAAAAATAGAAATACAATGTGGCAGAGATTCTCGAAAAAAAACCGCTCAATATGACTACGAAGTGGCGATGGATATTGATGTTTTGGCGTGGCAGATTGGCGATGATTGGCACGCTGATGGTAGACGCTTACCGCTAAAACCACATGAAAAAATCGCTGCCAAACAAGTGGCAAAACAGTTGCTTGATTGGGGCGTGATTTATTAG
- a CDS encoding FMN-binding negative transcriptional regulator: protein MFIPKVFEQTNRQQLIELMQAYPLATVIFSDNSLPVACHIPVLYINDERGERLIGHVHRCNPLWQHTDKPWLVIFHGANHYISANWYPSKQQTHKEVPTYNYQAVHITVQATLIEDLPSVKQILSITTDYFEEHLATQIHHHPWKIDDAPSEFIDKMCPALVAFEMNIVDIQAQFKLSQNKSDENRQGVIDGLGQLDTDAARQMAMLVKHAK, encoded by the coding sequence ATGTTTATTCCAAAAGTTTTTGAGCAGACCAATCGCCAGCAACTCATTGAGTTGATGCAGGCATATCCATTGGCAACGGTGATTTTTAGTGATAACAGCTTACCTGTGGCTTGTCATATTCCTGTGTTGTATATCAATGACGAACGAGGCGAGCGATTGATTGGTCATGTACATCGTTGCAATCCTTTGTGGCAACATACAGATAAACCTTGGCTGGTGATTTTTCATGGTGCCAATCATTACATCAGTGCAAACTGGTATCCCTCCAAGCAACAAACGCACAAAGAAGTACCCACCTACAACTATCAGGCGGTGCATATCACGGTGCAAGCGACTTTGATTGAGGACTTGCCAAGTGTTAAGCAGATATTATCAATCACGACCGATTATTTTGAAGAGCATTTGGCAACCCAAATCCATCATCACCCTTGGAAAATTGATGACGCACCCAGCGAATTTATTGATAAAATGTGTCCTGCATTGGTGGCGTTTGAGATGAATATTGTGGACATTCAGGCACAATTTAAACTTAGCCAAAACAAAAGCGATGAAAATAGACAAGGCGTGATAGATGGTCTTGGACAACTTGATACTGATGCTGCTCGCCAGATGGCAATGCTTGTCAAGCACGCCAAATAA
- a CDS encoding M48 family metallopeptidase has product MPNHQSICVQFFDGNISTAHAGVLSKNHLGQLVVRWQGQERYYDQQDYVYLPAVGNVGHAIEFCDGARAQLPYLPDWLTLPKQQRLLVNISLMEQSWRWVLVGLLVMVVFIVGMYRYGIPMVSDHIAQRLPADILMDIGNLAEEQVMNMTGDSTLPASHQARIIKLYDKLEGNPAAKVIIRAGKELDANAFALPNNTIVLTDELIKLSNDDNEILAVMAHEQGHLVHRHSLKQAIRGLGISVLIVMVTGDTSDLITGLPTIFATLQYSQQFEMQADKFAIDELTRLNISPIYLANFFEKINDEHDEHSHWSLISTHPDTQERIKQVHQHLPKNQ; this is encoded by the coding sequence ATGCCCAATCATCAATCCATTTGTGTTCAATTTTTTGATGGCAACATCAGCACCGCTCATGCAGGGGTGCTGTCAAAAAACCATCTAGGGCAGTTGGTCGTTCGTTGGCAAGGGCAGGAGCGATATTATGACCAGCAAGATTATGTTTATCTGCCTGCGGTGGGCAATGTGGGGCATGCGATAGAGTTTTGCGATGGTGCAAGAGCTCAGCTGCCCTACTTGCCCGACTGGCTCACTCTGCCCAAGCAACAACGATTGCTGGTAAACATCAGCTTGATGGAGCAATCATGGCGGTGGGTGCTGGTCGGCTTGCTGGTTATGGTGGTTTTTATCGTCGGTATGTACCGCTATGGCATTCCTATGGTTAGCGATCACATTGCACAAAGACTGCCTGCCGACATTCTGATGGATATTGGCAATCTTGCCGAAGAACAAGTGATGAATATGACAGGCGATAGCACCCTGCCAGCATCTCATCAAGCACGAATCATCAAACTGTATGATAAGCTAGAAGGCAATCCTGCCGCCAAAGTCATCATTCGAGCAGGCAAGGAGCTTGATGCCAATGCTTTTGCTTTGCCAAACAACACCATCGTTCTGACCGATGAACTCATCAAACTTAGCAATGATGACAATGAGATTTTGGCAGTGATGGCTCATGAACAGGGTCATTTGGTGCATCGACACAGCCTCAAACAGGCCATCAGAGGACTTGGCATTAGCGTACTTATTGTGATGGTCACAGGCGATACTTCTGATTTAATCACAGGACTTCCGACCATCTTTGCTACTTTACAATACTCTCAGCAATTTGAAATGCAAGCAGATAAATTTGCCATCGATGAATTAACTCGCCTGAACATTTCCCCGATTTATCTGGCAAATTTCTTTGAAAAAATCAATGACGAACATGATGAACACAGTCATTGGTCACTGATTTCCACTCACCCTGACACCCAAGAACGAATCAAACAAGTGCATCAGCACCTGCCCAAAAACCAATAA
- a CDS encoding YjgN family protein has product MTQFTPQAPSTQHDNIGTPTPPNQTVHQFKFTGNAGEYFKIWIVNLFLTIITLGIYSPWAKVRRLRYFYGNTQLDNRSFDFTANPKKILIGRLIAIALYALIMIGGELSWEIAIATPILLFIALPWLFRSTLKFHARHSQYNNVKFAFKGSLGQTYGLFLLTSLISIVSFGLLLPVVLWLIRGYQFNNLYFGNLKFDFKATITDFYKAAVLPILLMILTIIGVIFFNFGIADVIDASADALMVGSIVFLYLLSLLVMPLMTAYIYQATYDGMTIGNNTLKLVNFSPLKLALIIVSNYFAIIVSLGLLSAWAAIRAHRYKMQTLSLVAVDDLNNLTTPQGEEISAIGEEISDVFDFDISW; this is encoded by the coding sequence ATGACACAATTCACACCCCAAGCACCCTCAACACAACATGACAACATTGGCACACCTACCCCGCCCAATCAAACAGTGCACCAATTTAAGTTCACAGGCAATGCTGGCGAATATTTTAAGATTTGGATTGTTAATTTATTTTTAACCATCATCACGCTTGGCATTTATTCGCCTTGGGCAAAAGTGCGTCGATTGCGATATTTTTATGGCAATACACAGCTTGACAATCGTTCATTTGACTTCACTGCCAATCCCAAGAAAATTCTTATTGGACGGCTGATTGCCATCGCATTGTATGCTTTAATCATGATTGGCGGAGAATTATCTTGGGAAATTGCGATTGCCACTCCGATTTTATTATTCATCGCCCTGCCTTGGCTGTTTCGCTCCACGCTCAAATTTCATGCCAGACACAGCCAGTATAACAATGTCAAATTTGCCTTCAAGGGCAGCTTGGGTCAAACATATGGCTTATTTTTATTAACAAGCCTTATCAGTATTGTCAGTTTTGGTTTACTGCTTCCTGTTGTACTATGGCTAATCAGAGGCTATCAATTTAACAATCTGTATTTTGGCAATTTAAAATTTGACTTCAAAGCAACCATCACCGACTTTTATAAGGCAGCGGTTTTGCCAATATTATTGATGATTTTGACCATCATTGGTGTGATTTTCTTTAATTTTGGCATAGCTGATGTCATTGATGCGTCAGCCGACGCACTGATGGTGGGTAGTATTGTCTTTTTATATCTGCTTTCTTTGTTGGTAATGCCACTCATGACCGCCTATATTTATCAAGCCACTTATGATGGTATGACGATTGGTAATAATACCCTCAAATTAGTCAATTTTAGCCCATTAAAATTGGCATTGATTATCGTCAGTAATTATTTTGCCATCATCGTCAGCTTAGGTCTATTAAGTGCATGGGCAGCCATCAGAGCACATCGCTACAAAATGCAGACGCTAAGTTTGGTGGCGGTTGATGACCTAAATAACCTGACCACACCACAAGGCGAAGAGATTTCTGCCATTGGCGAGGAGATTAGCGATGTGTTTGATTTTGATATTTCTTGGTAA
- a CDS encoding lipid A biosynthesis acyltransferase, whose translation MSCQNNCGCGTPTTTSTKGTPLLTDNHKQNHQADKKAFQWQFLHPKYWGIWLLMALILPLIYLPLRWQFWLGKQIGKLVHRLAKTRVQDTLTNLSLAFPNKSSQEREQIARQVFINQGIGIFESLCAWFRPNHFVKTFSISGLHHLVNAQKQAKSVILLGGHYTTLDLGGRLCTQFFAADCVYRPQNNPLLEWFIYNARRHIFDEQISSKDMKKLITRIKAGKVIWYSPDQDFGLEHGVMATFFGVPAATITAQRRLALMDKKNPPAVMMMDMVRQTPDYIPKGRRPHYHITLSPVLENYPSDDEVADAQRINHLIEQNIQKDVAQWMWFHRRFKNQADGKNYYRK comes from the coding sequence ATGAGCTGCCAAAATAACTGTGGCTGTGGCACACCAACCACAACCAGCACCAAAGGTACACCACTTTTAACCGACAATCACAAACAAAACCATCAAGCCGACAAAAAAGCCTTTCAATGGCAATTTTTACACCCCAAATATTGGGGTATTTGGTTGCTGATGGCATTGATTTTACCCTTGATTTATTTACCACTTCGTTGGCAATTTTGGTTGGGCAAACAGATTGGCAAATTGGTTCATCGCCTTGCCAAAACACGGGTACAAGACACCTTAACCAATCTAAGCCTAGCTTTTCCAAATAAAAGTTCGCAAGAAAGAGAACAAATTGCAAGACAAGTATTCATCAATCAAGGCATTGGCATCTTTGAAAGTCTGTGTGCATGGTTTCGTCCCAATCATTTTGTCAAAACATTCAGCATCAGCGGACTACACCATCTGGTCAATGCCCAAAAACAAGCCAAATCAGTCATCTTGCTGGGCGGTCATTATACCACGCTGGATTTGGGCGGACGGCTTTGTACACAATTTTTTGCCGCAGACTGTGTGTATCGCCCACAAAACAACCCTTTGTTAGAATGGTTCATTTATAATGCCCGTCGTCATATTTTTGATGAACAAATTTCCAGCAAGGACATGAAAAAACTCATCACTCGCATTAAGGCTGGCAAGGTCATTTGGTACTCTCCTGACCAAGACTTTGGCCTGGAACATGGCGTGATGGCGACTTTTTTTGGTGTGCCTGCCGCCACCATCACCGCCCAAAGACGACTGGCTTTGATGGACAAAAAAAATCCCCCTGCCGTGATGATGATGGACATGGTGCGTCAGACCCCAGATTATATTCCCAAAGGTCGCAGACCACATTATCACATCACGCTAAGCCCTGTACTAGAAAACTATCCAAGCGATGATGAAGTAGCAGATGCTCAGCGTATCAATCATCTTATTGAACAAAATATCCAAAAAGATGTCGCTCAATGGATGTGGTTTCATCGTCGTTTCAAAAATCAGGCAGATGGTAAAAATTATTATCGCAAATAA
- a CDS encoding ATP-binding cassette domain-containing protein — MALIQLKNIHLAFGVAPILDGVNFSLEAGERVCLIGRNGEGKSTLFKLISRQILPDDGEVLIKDGLTVSMLAQDVPNGSDSVLDVVMGGSPAIAKTLHAYHQASQACVSGDEQACQTMGVLQHELDTLGGWDFERKARALIDSMGLNADDKLDNLSGGRKRRVLLARALVIQPDVLLLDEPTNHLDIQSIDWLENFLLNERLTVLFITHDRRFVDKLATRIIELDRGQLSSYDVSQGVGGYARYQEIKEMELASEQKTFAEFDKKLAQEEAWIRQGIKARRTRNEGRVRALKAMRVERAARRDVVGNVELRQNTAEKSGKIVCEVNHLTLEYDQKILVKEFSTLLLRGDKIGIIGQNGVGKTTLIKTILGLDDTAIKAGKVRLGTNLNIAFFDQLKDDLDPEKSVADNVSEGSDHVEIGTRKTHILGYLQDFLFTPNRARTPVKALSGGEKARVLLAKLLLQPANVLVLDEPTNDLDMATLELLEEFVVNFEGTVLLISHDRAFMDNVVTQTWVFDADNAGDGVVREYVGGYEDYLVQHARFLSNNPKSKSEKAADKSADKPIQTESKKTDAPKEQKRKLSYKEQRELEALPDEIANLEEEQRQLSAKLEDGSWFIEDLTAATAASERLAQIDELLLEKLERWDELESVTK, encoded by the coding sequence ATGGCTTTGATTCAATTAAAAAACATTCATTTGGCATTTGGGGTCGCTCCGATTCTAGACGGCGTTAATTTTAGCCTAGAAGCAGGCGAGCGAGTCTGCTTGATTGGACGCAATGGCGAGGGCAAATCCACCCTATTTAAACTCATCAGCAGACAAATACTGCCTGATGATGGTGAAGTGCTGATTAAAGATGGCTTAACCGTCAGTATGTTGGCCCAAGATGTACCAAATGGCTCTGATAGCGTCCTAGATGTCGTGATGGGCGGCAGTCCAGCCATCGCTAAGACATTGCACGCCTATCATCAAGCCAGCCAAGCGTGTGTATCAGGCGATGAGCAGGCTTGTCAAACAATGGGGGTACTGCAACACGAACTGGATACTTTGGGCGGTTGGGATTTTGAAAGAAAAGCCCGTGCGTTGATTGATAGCATGGGTCTAAATGCCGATGACAAACTAGACAATCTGTCGGGCGGTCGCAAACGCCGAGTGCTACTGGCTCGTGCCTTGGTTATCCAGCCTGATGTCCTACTACTGGACGAACCAACCAACCATCTGGATATTCAAAGCATTGATTGGCTAGAAAATTTCTTGCTCAATGAACGCCTGACGGTACTGTTCATCACACACGATAGAAGATTTGTCGATAAACTTGCCACTCGCATCATTGAGCTTGACCGTGGGCAACTGTCCAGCTACGATGTTTCTCAGGGTGTTGGCGGTTATGCTCGCTATCAAGAAATCAAAGAGATGGAGCTTGCCAGCGAGCAAAAAACTTTTGCCGAGTTTGACAAAAAACTCGCACAAGAAGAAGCATGGATTAGACAAGGCATTAAAGCCAGACGTACTCGTAATGAAGGGCGTGTACGAGCTTTAAAAGCAATGCGTGTGGAGCGAGCAGCTCGCCGTGATGTAGTGGGCAATGTTGAGCTTCGTCAAAATACTGCCGAAAAATCAGGCAAAATCGTCTGTGAAGTCAATCATCTGACGCTAGAATATGACCAAAAAATCCTAGTCAAAGAGTTTAGCACGCTATTATTGCGTGGCGACAAAATTGGCATCATTGGACAAAATGGCGTGGGCAAAACCACACTCATCAAAACCATCTTGGGGCTTGATGATACCGCCATCAAGGCAGGCAAAGTCCGACTTGGCACCAATCTAAACATTGCGTTTTTTGACCAACTCAAAGACGACTTAGACCCTGAAAAATCAGTGGCGGACAATGTCTCCGAAGGCTCCGACCATGTGGAGATTGGCACAAGAAAAACACACATTTTGGGGTACTTGCAAGATTTTTTATTCACCCCAAATCGTGCCAGAACACCTGTAAAAGCCCTATCTGGTGGTGAAAAAGCTCGGGTGCTGCTTGCCAAACTACTCCTGCAACCTGCCAATGTGCTGGTATTAGACGAACCCACCAACGACCTTGATATGGCAACTTTGGAGCTATTGGAGGAGTTTGTGGTCAATTTTGAGGGTACGGTACTACTCATCAGTCACGACCGAGCATTCATGGATAATGTCGTGACCCAAACTTGGGTATTTGACGCCGATAATGCTGGCGATGGTGTGGTGCGAGAATATGTGGGCGGCTATGAAGATTACTTGGTTCAGCACGCCAGATTTTTATCAAACAATCCCAAGTCTAAGTCCGAAAAAGCGGCAGACAAATCTGCTGATAAGCCTATCCAAACGGAAAGCAAAAAGACTGACGCACCCAAAGAACAAAAACGCAAGTTAAGCTACAAAGAACAACGAGAGCTTGAAGCCCTGCCTGATGAGATTGCCAACCTTGAAGAGGAGCAACGCCAACTCTCCGCCAAACTGGAAGACGGTTCTTGGTTCATTGAAGATTTGACCGCCGCCACTGCCGCCAGCGAACGCTTGGCACAGATTGATGAACTACTGCTAGAAAAATTGGAACGCTGGGACGAGTTGGAGAGTGTTACAAAATGA
- a CDS encoding SlyX family protein, with protein MTDKTQAQLIELQTRISFLEDTVDQLSDVIATQDRQLMDLQDQLRIIYQQVTSKDEAQIAPFDLLADRPPHY; from the coding sequence ATGACCGACAAAACACAAGCACAGCTCATCGAGCTACAAACCAGAATTAGTTTTTTAGAAGACACAGTAGATCAATTAAGCGATGTCATTGCCACGCAAGACAGGCAGTTGATGGATTTACAAGACCAGCTTCGCATTATTTATCAGCAAGTCACCAGCAAAGATGAGGCACAAATCGCCCCATTTGATTTGTTGGCAGACAGACCGCCACATTACTAA